In Porphyromonas cangingivalis, a genomic segment contains:
- a CDS encoding fumarate reductase/succinate dehydrogenase flavoprotein subunit — protein sequence MAKLDPKIPQGPLAEKWTNYKSHQKLVNPANKRRLDVIVVGTGLAGASAAASLAELGFNVYNFCISDSPRRAHSIAAQGGVNAAKNYQNDGDSVYRLFYDTIKGGDYRAREANVYRLAEVSNSIIDQCVAQGVPFAREYGGLLDNRSFGGAQVSRTFYARGQTGQQLLLGAYSALSRQVGKGTVKLFTRHEMLDVVLIDGRARGILARDLVTGKIKRFAAHAVVIATGGYGNTFFLSTNAMACNGSAAWQCYKKGAMFGNPCMAQIHPTCIPVHGDFQSKLTLMSESLRNDGRIWVPKKIEDAVAIREGRLKPTQIKEEDRDYYLERRYPAFGNLVPRDVASRAAKERCDAGYGVGTGQAVYLDFAHAINRLGRDVVEARYGNLFQMYEKITNDNPYETPMMIFPAIHYTMGGIWVDYELQTTIPGLFAIGEANFSDHGANRLGASALMQGLADGYFVLPYTIQNYLADQIQVPRFSTELPEFDEAEKALQARIDRLMKIKGKRSVDNIHKELGHIMWDFVGMGRDAEGLKTAIAKLKEVKKEFWNNVYIPGESADLNVELEKALRLADFIEIGELMAHDALDREESCGGHFRLEHQTEEGEALRHDDQFAYVSCWEYQGEDKDPVMHKEPLEYEFIVRQQRNYKN from the coding sequence ATGGCAAAATTAGATCCAAAAATACCTCAAGGTCCTTTGGCCGAAAAGTGGACGAACTATAAAAGTCATCAAAAACTTGTCAACCCAGCCAACAAGCGTCGCCTCGATGTCATCGTCGTAGGTACAGGTCTTGCCGGTGCTTCGGCAGCAGCATCCCTCGCCGAACTTGGCTTCAACGTATATAACTTCTGTATATCTGACTCTCCCCGTCGTGCACACTCCATCGCTGCACAGGGTGGTGTCAATGCAGCAAAGAATTATCAAAACGACGGTGACTCGGTCTATCGTCTATTCTACGACACCATCAAGGGTGGTGACTATCGTGCAAGAGAAGCAAATGTCTATCGCCTCGCAGAGGTATCGAACTCCATCATCGACCAATGTGTGGCTCAGGGTGTCCCTTTCGCTCGTGAGTACGGAGGTCTCCTTGACAACCGCTCGTTCGGTGGTGCTCAGGTATCGCGTACATTCTACGCTCGCGGACAAACCGGACAACAGCTCCTCCTCGGTGCTTACTCGGCACTCTCTCGTCAGGTAGGTAAGGGTACGGTGAAGCTATTCACTCGTCATGAGATGCTTGACGTTGTCCTCATCGACGGTCGTGCTCGCGGTATCCTTGCTCGTGACCTCGTGACAGGTAAAATCAAAAGATTTGCTGCGCACGCAGTGGTGATCGCGACAGGTGGTTACGGCAACACATTCTTCCTTTCGACCAACGCCATGGCTTGTAACGGCTCGGCGGCTTGGCAGTGCTACAAGAAGGGTGCAATGTTCGGCAACCCATGTATGGCTCAGATCCACCCGACTTGTATCCCGGTACACGGTGACTTCCAGAGTAAGTTGACCCTCATGTCAGAGTCTCTCCGTAACGATGGACGCATCTGGGTACCTAAGAAAATCGAAGATGCTGTGGCAATCCGTGAAGGTCGTCTCAAACCAACTCAGATCAAGGAGGAGGACAGAGACTACTACTTGGAGCGTCGTTATCCCGCATTCGGTAACCTCGTACCACGTGACGTGGCTTCTCGTGCAGCAAAAGAGCGTTGCGATGCAGGGTATGGTGTAGGTACTGGTCAAGCAGTGTATCTCGACTTCGCACATGCGATCAACCGCCTTGGTAGAGATGTAGTAGAGGCTCGCTATGGTAACCTCTTCCAGATGTACGAAAAGATCACCAACGACAATCCATACGAAACACCCATGATGATCTTCCCTGCTATCCACTACACCATGGGTGGTATCTGGGTGGACTACGAGTTGCAGACCACTATCCCCGGTCTCTTTGCAATCGGTGAAGCAAACTTCTCTGACCACGGTGCAAACCGTCTCGGAGCATCAGCTCTCATGCAGGGTCTTGCGGATGGTTACTTCGTCCTTCCGTACACAATCCAAAATTACCTCGCAGACCAAATTCAGGTGCCAAGATTCAGTACAGAACTTCCTGAATTTGATGAAGCTGAAAAAGCTCTTCAGGCACGTATCGACCGCCTCATGAAGATCAAGGGTAAACGTTCGGTGGACAACATCCACAAGGAGCTCGGACACATCATGTGGGACTTCGTCGGTATGGGTCGCGATGCTGAAGGTCTCAAGACTGCCATCGCAAAACTCAAAGAGGTTAAGAAAGAGTTTTGGAACAATGTCTACATCCCCGGCGAGTCTGCTGATCTCAACGTAGAGCTTGAAAAAGCACTTCGCTTGGCAGACTTCATCGAGATCGGCGAACTCATGGCTCACGATGCCCTCGACAGAGAAGAGTCTTGCGGTGGACACTTCCGCCTTGAGCACCAAACAGAAGAAGGCGAAGCACTACGTCATGACGATCAATTTGCATACGTATCTTGCTGGGAATACCAAGGTGAAGACAAGGATCCTGTCATGCACAAGGAGCCTCTCGAATATGAGTTCATTGTTCGTCAACAACGTAACTACAAGAACTAA
- a CDS encoding succinate dehydrogenase cytochrome b subunit codes for MWLFNSSIGKKFIMSLSGFFLVFFLLFHGTMNLVAVFSESGYNAIADFLGTNAVVQFMIPVLALGFILHIVYATVLTVQNRRARGNDRYAKSANMGVQWASKNMFILGVVVLGALGWHLSHFWAKMQLVEWMGDKPEAGFTLIQVAFSSPLIVVGYLVWFVAIWFHLTHGFWSMFQSIGFSNDIWYKRLKALGMVVSTIICLMFTFVAVAFYLQSIGVWNSVGHIWTLGAH; via the coding sequence ATGTGGTTATTTAACTCATCCATCGGGAAAAAGTTCATCATGAGTCTCTCAGGCTTTTTCCTTGTATTCTTTTTGTTGTTTCATGGAACCATGAACCTCGTAGCCGTCTTCTCTGAAAGCGGATACAATGCCATCGCAGACTTCCTTGGCACAAACGCAGTTGTACAATTTATGATTCCTGTACTTGCCTTAGGCTTTATCCTGCACATCGTCTACGCTACAGTATTGACAGTGCAAAATCGTAGAGCTCGTGGCAACGACCGTTACGCAAAGAGTGCAAATATGGGTGTACAGTGGGCTTCGAAGAATATGTTTATCCTCGGAGTAGTCGTCCTCGGTGCCCTCGGCTGGCACTTGTCACACTTCTGGGCAAAGATGCAGCTCGTGGAATGGATGGGAGATAAGCCTGAAGCAGGATTCACCCTCATTCAGGTTGCATTCTCCAGCCCTCTTATTGTCGTCGGTTATCTCGTGTGGTTCGTGGCGATATGGTTCCACTTGACACACGGATTCTGGAGTATGTTCCAGTCTATCGGCTTCAGCAACGACATCTGGTACAAAAGACTTAAAGCCCTCGGTATGGTGGTGTCGACCATCATCTGCTTGATGTTTACATTCGTCGCTGTAGCGTTCTATCTCCAAAGTATCGGAGTATGGAACTCAGTAGGTCACATCTGGACACTCGGTGCTCACTGA
- a CDS encoding NADP-dependent malic enzyme, giving the protein MDNKLKEMARAYHAGAKPGKIEVKPTKPYSTQQDLTLAYSPGVAVPCKDIEADPSAAYDYTAKGNLVAVISNGTAVLGLGDIGAMAGKPVMEGKGLLFKIYAGIDVFDIEVDEKDPQKFIDTVKAIAPTFGGINLEDIKAPECFEIEERLKAELDIPVMHDDQHGTAIISSAGLLNALILAGKKIEDARIVVNGAGASAFSCTKLYESCGAKRENIVMIDSKGVITSDRADLTEQKRYFATERRDVRTLAEAIVGADVFVGLSRPGVLTQDMIRSMADNPIVFALANPDPEITYEEAMSARKDIIMATGRSDYPNQINNVIGFPYIFRGALDVRAKAINEEMKMAATMAIAALARESVPDEVNTAYGNTTFKFGRDYFIPKPVDPRLIVRVSTAVAKAAIESGVAQKTIEDWEAYEDELLSRLGLMSHLTRRLHEAAKLSSHKIVYAAGENVSTLKAAVEVRNQKLAEPIILGNPNKIKALAAELDLSLEGIEIVNHRSDEEKARRQEYSKQLAKNNWRKGGNVPEAMDQMFDPNYFGMMMVASGDADGMVTGVYSHHSHLANIAKQTVGLEDGVDHFATMHMVTLKNGPLFLADTLINCNLTAEALVDITVMAADKVRCFGVKPVVALVGFSDFGSDDAESTREARKAVAILHEKYPHIMVEGEMRVSMALHADKRDARYPENKIKGHNANVLIFPRLSAANACYQLLREADDAEEVVGPIQMGLRKPVYFTDHDATVTDIVNITAMAVHDCSTCLV; this is encoded by the coding sequence ATGGACAACAAACTCAAAGAAATGGCGAGAGCTTATCATGCCGGTGCCAAGCCCGGTAAGATCGAAGTGAAGCCTACCAAGCCTTATTCGACTCAGCAGGATCTCACACTTGCGTACAGTCCCGGTGTGGCTGTGCCATGTAAGGACATCGAAGCAGATCCCTCTGCTGCTTATGATTATACAGCAAAGGGCAACCTTGTTGCTGTTATCTCCAACGGTACTGCCGTGCTCGGCCTCGGTGACATCGGTGCCATGGCGGGTAAGCCTGTAATGGAGGGTAAGGGTCTTCTATTCAAGATATACGCCGGCATTGACGTATTTGACATCGAAGTGGATGAGAAGGACCCGCAGAAGTTCATCGACACCGTCAAGGCGATTGCGCCCACTTTCGGTGGTATCAACCTTGAAGACATCAAGGCTCCTGAGTGCTTTGAGATCGAAGAGAGACTCAAGGCCGAACTCGATATTCCTGTGATGCACGATGACCAGCACGGTACTGCTATCATCTCTTCGGCAGGCCTTCTCAATGCTCTCATCCTTGCCGGCAAGAAGATTGAGGATGCGCGTATCGTTGTCAATGGTGCCGGGGCTTCGGCATTCTCTTGTACCAAACTCTATGAGTCTTGTGGCGCAAAGCGCGAAAACATCGTCATGATTGACAGCAAGGGTGTCATCACCAGCGATCGTGCCGACCTTACGGAGCAGAAGCGCTACTTTGCCACCGAGCGTAGAGACGTACGTACTCTTGCCGAAGCTATTGTGGGTGCCGATGTCTTTGTGGGGCTGTCTCGTCCGGGAGTCCTTACTCAGGATATGATACGTTCGATGGCGGATAATCCTATCGTTTTTGCCCTTGCCAATCCCGATCCGGAGATTACTTACGAAGAGGCTATGTCTGCTCGCAAGGACATCATCATGGCGACCGGTCGCTCGGACTACCCCAATCAGATCAACAACGTGATTGGGTTCCCTTATATTTTCCGTGGGGCTTTGGATGTGCGCGCCAAGGCTATCAATGAGGAGATGAAGATGGCTGCTACCATGGCTATTGCTGCTTTGGCGAGAGAAAGTGTTCCCGATGAAGTGAATACTGCTTATGGCAATACGACATTCAAGTTCGGTAGAGATTACTTCATCCCCAAGCCTGTGGACCCTCGACTCATCGTAAGGGTCTCCACAGCTGTGGCAAAGGCTGCTATCGAGAGTGGTGTGGCGCAGAAGACCATCGAAGATTGGGAAGCATACGAGGATGAGCTCCTCTCTCGTCTCGGGCTCATGAGTCACCTTACAAGACGTCTTCACGAAGCAGCCAAGCTATCGTCTCACAAGATTGTCTATGCTGCAGGCGAAAATGTCTCGACACTCAAGGCAGCCGTTGAGGTGCGCAATCAAAAACTGGCCGAGCCCATCATCCTCGGTAATCCTAATAAGATCAAGGCTCTTGCGGCAGAGCTTGATCTATCCCTCGAGGGCATCGAGATCGTCAATCATAGGAGTGATGAAGAGAAAGCTCGCAGGCAAGAGTACTCCAAGCAGTTGGCCAAAAATAACTGGCGAAAGGGGGGTAATGTCCCCGAAGCAATGGATCAGATGTTTGATCCCAACTATTTCGGTATGATGATGGTAGCCAGCGGTGATGCCGATGGTATGGTGACCGGGGTGTACAGCCATCACAGCCACTTGGCAAATATTGCGAAGCAGACTGTCGGACTTGAAGATGGGGTGGATCACTTCGCAACGATGCACATGGTGACACTCAAGAATGGCCCTCTCTTCCTTGCTGATACGCTCATCAACTGTAACCTCACTGCGGAGGCACTCGTAGACATCACTGTCATGGCGGCCGACAAGGTACGTTGTTTCGGAGTGAAGCCTGTCGTTGCTTTGGTCGGCTTCTCGGACTTCGGATCGGATGATGCAGAGTCTACACGTGAAGCGCGTAAGGCTGTGGCGATCTTGCACGAGAAGTATCCGCACATCATGGTCGAGGGTGAGATGAGGGTGTCTATGGCACTTCATGCCGACAAGAGGGATGCTCGTTATCCTGAAAATAAGATCAAGGGTCACAATGCAAACGTCCTAATCTTCCCACGTCTCTCTGCTGCCAATGCTTGCTATCAACTCCTTCGTGAAGCAGACGATGCCGAGGAGGTCGTAGGGCCTATCCAGATGGGACTTCGTAAGCCGGTATACTTCACAGACCATGATGCTACGGTGACAGACATCGTCAACATTACCGCAATGGCAGTCCATGACTGTAGTACCTGTTTGGTGTGA
- a CDS encoding bile acid:sodium symporter family protein has translation MVNLIDVLLAGAVGLVMFVLGLSLTRQDYLDLVLHPKPILVGLFGQIILLPVVALGLVALFPIPSAFKVGFIILSVCPGGTTSGVITYLLRGNVAMSLSLTVLNSLISLLTIPLIISVALRIFHLPEVTVVMPMGEMMSHIFLVTILPVLLGMAVRRGWSDLSMKLQLPLKGVMLVILAFVFGIKFFASGNQGGAELEDSEMFLLFPMAVLFNVVGFVAAVFWSSVTRLSSELRLTAAIEIAVQNSSLAMLIAGTLLKSQDMLKPSLVYAMTSFWVTLLLGYLYKCRVGKQK, from the coding sequence ATGGTCAATCTGATAGATGTATTATTGGCGGGGGCAGTAGGGCTGGTTATGTTTGTCCTGGGGCTCTCTCTGACTCGTCAGGACTATTTGGATTTGGTATTGCATCCCAAACCCATCCTCGTCGGTCTCTTCGGGCAGATCATCCTGTTGCCGGTGGTGGCTTTGGGACTCGTGGCCTTATTCCCGATCCCGAGCGCATTCAAGGTCGGCTTCATCATCTTGTCTGTCTGTCCGGGGGGAACCACTTCGGGGGTTATCACCTATCTGCTGCGAGGTAACGTGGCTATGTCTTTGTCTCTTACCGTACTCAACAGCCTTATTTCTCTACTCACCATACCTCTTATTATTTCTGTGGCTCTCCGGATCTTTCATCTTCCCGAGGTGACGGTTGTGATGCCCATGGGGGAGATGATGTCTCACATCTTCTTGGTCACCATACTGCCCGTGCTGCTGGGGATGGCTGTACGCAGAGGTTGGAGTGATCTCAGTATGAAGCTCCAGCTCCCTCTCAAGGGGGTGATGCTGGTGATTCTTGCATTTGTCTTCGGGATCAAATTTTTTGCTTCCGGTAACCAAGGCGGAGCGGAGCTTGAGGACTCAGAGATGTTTTTACTCTTCCCGATGGCAGTCTTGTTCAATGTCGTGGGCTTTGTTGCGGCTGTGTTTTGGTCGAGTGTGACTCGGCTGTCGAGTGAGTTGCGTCTCACAGCAGCCATTGAGATTGCGGTGCAAAACAGTTCGCTTGCCATGCTTATAGCTGGTACGCTTCTGAAAAGTCAGGATATGCTCAAGCCCTCCTTGGTCTACGCCATGACTTCTTTTTGGGTGACTCTCCTGCTTGGTTACCTGTACAAATGTCGGGTCGGGAAGCAAAAATAA
- a CDS encoding FtsW/RodA/SpoVE family cell cycle protein, whose translation MTTDAERRETGRSMQRFFHFLFKGDKTIWFVILGLMFISIVLVFSATSNIAFLSEQRGGGFYNPIIRHSGHVFFAFMVCLVGSRIPPKVFAGMSRLLVLISVVLLLLVLLMGVERNDGKRWIEFFGVEFQPSEIARFALINFAAFRLGKADYKEKAAFLGVAIPTAVIALLIFIENISTALLIGAVVFLMGIIAQANRKMLTMTFLGLVAAGGLGLAVLMILPSSMLEGKGRLATGKARIERFFKSTDEDGESKLDMNNKDYQIVQSKKAMARGGITGVGPGDSEARYFLPQPYSDFIYAMIVEEYGLAGSLVVLALYIILFFRIAIIAGRTNSMYLKLMLMGIGLAITLQAMINMLVATGVFPVTGQPLPFISRGGTSYIITAAYFAVLLSVSNAAEHEREHRIAEAGGVAVETEEVPEIVEYEDNDQDHR comes from the coding sequence ATGACAACCGACGCAGAAAGAAGAGAGACCGGACGCTCTATGCAGCGTTTTTTCCATTTTTTATTCAAGGGGGACAAGACCATTTGGTTTGTCATCCTTGGTCTTATGTTTATTTCCATTGTTCTTGTCTTCTCAGCGACAAGCAATATCGCATTCTTGAGTGAGCAGAGAGGTGGAGGCTTTTATAACCCCATCATACGTCACTCGGGGCACGTATTCTTTGCGTTTATGGTGTGTCTGGTGGGTTCGCGCATACCTCCGAAAGTCTTTGCCGGGATGTCGAGGTTGCTCGTCCTCATCTCCGTTGTCCTACTGCTCCTTGTCCTACTGATGGGAGTGGAGCGCAACGATGGTAAGCGTTGGATAGAGTTCTTCGGGGTAGAGTTTCAACCCTCTGAAATTGCACGGTTTGCGCTGATCAACTTTGCGGCTTTTCGTCTTGGTAAGGCGGATTACAAAGAGAAGGCGGCTTTCCTCGGGGTTGCCATACCTACGGCAGTGATAGCCCTTCTTATTTTTATCGAAAATATATCTACGGCTTTGCTCATCGGTGCGGTGGTATTTCTGATGGGGATCATCGCACAAGCTAACAGGAAGATGCTCACTATGACTTTCTTGGGGCTTGTCGCTGCAGGTGGTCTCGGTCTTGCCGTCCTCATGATACTGCCATCATCCATGCTTGAAGGTAAGGGGCGTCTCGCCACAGGAAAGGCTCGTATAGAGCGTTTCTTCAAGTCTACAGATGAGGATGGTGAGAGTAAGTTGGACATGAACAACAAGGACTATCAGATCGTCCAGTCCAAGAAGGCGATGGCACGTGGTGGAATCACCGGGGTCGGTCCGGGGGATAGTGAGGCAAGGTACTTCCTACCTCAGCCCTATTCGGACTTTATCTATGCTATGATCGTCGAGGAGTATGGCCTTGCAGGTAGCCTCGTTGTATTGGCTCTTTATATCATATTGTTTTTTCGTATTGCGATCATTGCCGGGCGAACGAACAGTATGTATCTCAAGCTGATGCTTATGGGTATCGGCCTGGCGATTACCTTGCAGGCAATGATAAATATGTTGGTCGCCACAGGAGTGTTTCCGGTGACGGGGCAGCCTTTGCCTTTCATCAGTCGCGGGGGGACATCTTACATTATCACGGCAGCTTACTTTGCCGTCCTTCTGTCTGTCAGCAATGCAGCCGAGCACGAGCGTGAGCATCGTATAGCCGAAGCAGGTGGTGTTGCTGTCGAGACAGAGGAAGTGCCTGAGATAGTAGAATACGAGGACAACGATCAAGATCATAGATAA
- the murG gene encoding undecaprenyldiphospho-muramoylpentapeptide beta-N-acetylglucosaminyltransferase: MESHKYIISGGGTGGHIFPALSIANEIRRRDPQAKFLFVGAKGRMEEEKVPAAGYEILTLPVKGLDRKRLHKNIPILYRLIKGLFTVRKVLKAFAPDIAIGVGGYASAPTLITANLLGVPTLVQEQNSYAGVTNKIVGRWAKKVCVAYKGMERFFPKENIILTGNPVRQDLFEVPKHAPEAYEYFGLRPDRKTVLVIGGSLGAKTINDSISAALGRLAQRKDIQVIWQTGKGYIGKAKAEVQALGDCDNIVVTDFVYKMDLAFSVADLVVSRAGAGSISEFCLLELPVILVPSPNVSEDHQTKNAMALVNEGAAIMVKDSDAREQLASLLLDVVDDDDRRTLLSRNISKLALKDSAKRIVDEIEYIIAQNKRK; the protein is encoded by the coding sequence ATGGAAAGTCATAAGTACATCATCAGTGGTGGCGGTACGGGGGGCCATATCTTTCCGGCTTTGTCCATTGCAAACGAGATAAGGCGTCGTGATCCTCAGGCAAAGTTTCTCTTTGTCGGGGCTAAGGGGCGTATGGAAGAAGAGAAAGTACCTGCCGCAGGGTATGAGATACTTACCCTGCCTGTGAAGGGGCTTGACCGTAAACGTCTACATAAAAATATTCCTATCTTGTACCGCCTCATCAAGGGACTCTTTACTGTCCGTAAAGTGCTCAAAGCCTTTGCTCCGGATATTGCTATCGGAGTGGGGGGGTATGCCAGTGCTCCGACCCTCATTACTGCCAATCTGCTGGGGGTGCCCACCCTTGTCCAAGAGCAGAACTCTTACGCCGGTGTTACCAATAAGATTGTCGGTCGATGGGCAAAGAAAGTCTGCGTGGCATACAAGGGGATGGAGCGATTCTTTCCCAAGGAAAATATCATACTGACAGGTAATCCTGTTCGTCAGGATCTCTTCGAAGTCCCCAAGCATGCTCCGGAGGCTTATGAGTACTTTGGTCTGCGTCCGGATCGCAAGACTGTACTTGTCATTGGTGGTAGTTTGGGTGCAAAGACGATCAATGACAGCATTTCAGCAGCATTGGGGCGACTCGCACAGCGCAAGGATATCCAAGTGATATGGCAGACGGGTAAGGGATACATAGGCAAAGCCAAGGCCGAGGTGCAGGCTCTTGGGGACTGTGACAACATAGTTGTGACCGACTTTGTGTACAAGATGGATTTGGCTTTCTCAGTGGCAGACTTAGTTGTCTCAAGGGCAGGAGCAGGGTCTATTTCTGAGTTTTGTTTGCTCGAACTACCTGTGATACTCGTCCCATCTCCCAATGTGTCGGAGGACCATCAGACCAAGAATGCAATGGCTCTCGTCAATGAAGGAGCCGCAATCATGGTCAAGGACAGCGATGCTCGCGAACAGCTTGCCTCTCTACTTCTTGATGTTGTCGATGACGATGACCGTCGAACACTCCTGAGCCGTAATATCTCCAAGCTGGCATTGAAGGATTCGGCAAAGAGGATTGTCGATGAGATAGAATACATCATCGCTCAAAATAAAAGGAAATAA
- the murC gene encoding UDP-N-acetylmuramate--L-alanine ligase yields MTKAVDIDDSGTPRKVFFIGIGGIGMSAIARYFLHYGYAVGGYDRVETPITQSLVSKGAQIFYVDDEALIPESFRGDDCLIVYTPAIPRDNNVRLYYEGKGMVLHKRSEVLGLITARSKALCVAGTHGKTTTSTLLAHLLRQSHVGANAFLGGVSLNHDSNLMLDENSPYVVVEADEYDRSFHRLSPYMSIITSTKPDHLDIYGDAAAFTEAFEHFTSLTADGGLILMHDEETHIVPRLGNGTRALKYGGRSSSEYRYDNVSYEGGELYFDWHYPGGVYERMQIGTPIEINVVNATAALGLAQACGCTEDELRDGLASFRGVHRRFERVLVSSEHPILIDDYAHHPDEIDASLSSIRKLYPDKKITVVFQPHLYSRTADFQQEFGQSLSQCDDVILLDIYPARELPIPGISSHSILKYIDKSQKCVVSKAELIGELHKHDFDVLVMMGAGDIEFEVPKVKEYLKTIIR; encoded by the coding sequence ATGACAAAAGCAGTTGATATAGACGACAGCGGAACTCCTCGTAAGGTGTTTTTCATCGGTATTGGAGGGATCGGGATGAGTGCTATCGCCCGTTACTTCCTGCACTATGGTTATGCTGTAGGGGGCTATGATCGTGTGGAGACGCCCATTACTCAAAGTCTTGTGTCAAAAGGTGCACAGATCTTTTATGTCGATGATGAGGCTTTGATTCCTGAGAGCTTTCGGGGAGATGACTGTCTTATCGTTTATACACCCGCTATTCCACGTGACAATAACGTCCGCCTCTACTATGAGGGTAAGGGGATGGTACTTCACAAACGTTCGGAAGTCCTTGGCCTTATCACTGCGCGATCAAAGGCTCTTTGTGTTGCAGGCACACATGGAAAGACTACTACCAGTACACTATTGGCACACTTGCTTCGACAGTCTCATGTCGGTGCTAATGCCTTCCTCGGAGGTGTATCTCTCAATCATGATTCGAACCTAATGCTCGATGAGAATAGCCCTTACGTGGTTGTCGAAGCCGATGAGTATGATCGCTCTTTTCACCGCCTGAGCCCCTACATGTCGATCATCACATCGACGAAGCCTGATCATCTTGATATTTATGGTGATGCTGCTGCATTTACTGAGGCTTTTGAGCACTTCACATCGCTTACGGCAGACGGTGGTCTGATCTTGATGCATGATGAGGAGACACACATTGTGCCACGCTTGGGTAATGGGACAAGGGCTCTCAAGTATGGGGGACGGTCTTCATCTGAATATAGATATGACAATGTCTCTTATGAGGGAGGCGAACTCTATTTTGATTGGCATTATCCCGGAGGTGTTTATGAGCGTATGCAGATCGGCACTCCGATAGAAATCAATGTTGTCAATGCGACTGCTGCTCTTGGACTTGCTCAGGCTTGTGGCTGCACAGAGGACGAACTGAGAGACGGACTCGCTTCTTTCAGAGGTGTTCATCGACGTTTTGAGCGTGTGCTTGTCTCATCGGAGCATCCGATACTTATCGATGATTATGCTCATCATCCCGATGAAATAGATGCTTCGCTCTCATCGATACGAAAGTTGTATCCTGACAAGAAGATCACAGTGGTGTTTCAGCCACATCTATACAGTCGCACAGCAGACTTTCAACAAGAGTTTGGGCAAAGCCTGAGCCAATGTGATGACGTAATCCTCCTCGATATCTATCCTGCCAGGGAGCTCCCTATACCGGGAATCTCTTCTCATTCGATATTAAAGTATATCGACAAGTCTCAGAAGTGTGTCGTCTCTAAAGCCGAACTTATCGGAGAGCTCCACAAGCATGACTTTGATGTCCTCGTGATGATGGGGGCTGGCGATATAGAGTTTGAAGTGCCCAAAGTAAAAGAATATCTCAAGACCATCATAAGGTGA
- a CDS encoding cell division protein FtsQ/DivIB: protein MKYLYRLLKLVGVLVCVTLLGYTLLVAVRRISDGGGERIIIPRKTSVSLLHTGKEYSFLTTKDVLAMLPFNPNDTVEREVNAHRVESLLLVKSPYISEVTAYVSPWGKAMNIEITERCPIIRYYTAGQSYYVDDTGKVFSNRAGASAHVPLVTGVLSSETASETLYTLGAYLRENEEWREFIGSIHLVSAEEIWLYPRVGDYVFVIDDLDGLDEKLKKIPVFYRRILPKVGAEKYKFINLSYKDQIVCKKR, encoded by the coding sequence ATGAAATATCTGTACAGATTATTGAAGTTGGTCGGTGTGCTCGTGTGTGTCACACTGTTGGGGTACACGCTTCTTGTTGCTGTTCGACGAATAAGTGACGGGGGAGGGGAGCGTATCATCATTCCGAGAAAGACCTCGGTCAGTCTATTGCACACGGGGAAAGAATATAGCTTCCTCACGACCAAGGATGTATTGGCGATGTTGCCTTTCAACCCCAATGATACTGTCGAACGAGAAGTCAATGCGCATAGGGTCGAAAGTCTTCTCCTTGTGAAGTCTCCCTACATTTCGGAAGTCACCGCTTATGTATCACCTTGGGGCAAGGCGATGAATATCGAGATCACCGAGAGGTGCCCCATCATACGATATTACACAGCCGGTCAGTCCTACTATGTCGACGATACAGGCAAAGTCTTCAGTAATAGAGCCGGAGCTTCGGCTCATGTCCCTCTCGTAACGGGAGTCCTCAGTAGTGAAACCGCCTCTGAGACACTTTATACCTTGGGGGCTTACCTCCGAGAGAACGAGGAGTGGAGAGAGTTCATCGGATCCATCCACTTGGTGTCTGCAGAGGAGATCTGGCTCTATCCGAGGGTCGGAGACTATGTCTTCGTGATCGATGACTTGGATGGCTTGGATGAGAAGCTGAAAAAAATACCAGTCTTCTACCGCCGCATCTTGCCCAAGGTCGGAGCCGAAAAGTACAAATTCATCAACCTCTCCTACAAGGATCAAATCGTCTGCAAAAAGAGATAG